The Candidatus Effluviviaceae Genus V sp. DNA segment AAGAGCTTCCGGTCGTCGGCCTCATACCGTACGATACTGCTGTGACACGCGCCCAGATCGAGGGGCGGAGCGTGGTCGAGACATCCGACGGCGCCGCTGCCGCATCCCTCGATGCTCTCTGGCGGCGCGTCGAGGGGATTCTGACGGGGACGTCCGGGGAGGACTGATGGTCGAAGAGAGAAACTCGTGCGAGGATTGCTCGGCGGAGTCCTGCGGAGCGAAGACGCGAAACGACGGCGAGAGTGAACAGGACTTCAAGGACCGTCAGGCGCTCGCAAGACGGCTCTGCATGATCGACCACAAGATCCTCGTGCTGTCCGGGAAGGGCGGCGTCGGAAAGAGCACGGTGGCCTCCGGACTCGCCGTCGCGCTCGGGGAGCGGGGGCGGCGCGTCGGCCTCCTGGACGTCGACATCCACGGTCCGAGCGTGCCCCGGCTCCTGGGACTCAACGATACTCAGGTGACGGGATCACAGGATTCGATCAACCCGGCCGTGACCGGCTCCGGGGTCCGCGTCATGTCGGTCGGATTCCTGCTCACGGGGCCGGACGACGCGGTCATCTGGCGGGGCCCCCTGAAGTACAGTTTGATCAAGCAGTTCCTCAAGGACGTCGAGTGGGGACGTCTCGACTACCTGATCGTCGACTCTCCGCCCGGAACGGGCGACGAGCCGCTCGCCGTCGCACAGCTTGTGGATGACGCGGATGGGTCCGTCATCGTCACAACGCCGCAGATGTTGTCGGTCAGCGATGTCCGCCGTTCGATCGCCTTCTCGCGGAAGGTCAAGCTGCCTGTTCTCGGGGTCGTTGAGAACATGAGCGGGTTCGCCTGTCCGCACTGCGGCAAGGAGAGCGACATCTTCGGATCCGGCGGCGGCAGGACGATGGCCGAGGATGTCGGGGCGCCGTTTCTGGGATCGGTCCCGATCGACCCGGCGATGGTGTCCGCGGGCGATGACGGCGGGCTGGAGTCGTACCTCACCGGCGAGACGGCGGGAGCAGCGTCGTTCGCCGCGCTCGTCGACCGTCTGGTGGAGCTCGTCGAA contains these protein-coding regions:
- a CDS encoding P-loop NTPase, giving the protein MVEERNSCEDCSAESCGAKTRNDGESEQDFKDRQALARRLCMIDHKILVLSGKGGVGKSTVASGLAVALGERGRRVGLLDVDIHGPSVPRLLGLNDTQVTGSQDSINPAVTGSGVRVMSVGFLLTGPDDAVIWRGPLKYSLIKQFLKDVEWGRLDYLIVDSPPGTGDEPLAVAQLVDDADGSVIVTTPQMLSVSDVRRSIAFSRKVKLPVLGVVENMSGFACPHCGKESDIFGSGGGRTMAEDVGAPFLGSVPIDPAMVSAGDDGGLESYLTGETAGAASFAALVDRLVELVEVGEK